Proteins from one Drosophila gunungcola strain Sukarami chromosome 2R unlocalized genomic scaffold, Dgunungcola_SK_2 000012F, whole genome shotgun sequence genomic window:
- the LOC128256006 gene encoding LOW QUALITY PROTEIN: cathepsin L (The sequence of the model RefSeq protein was modified relative to this genomic sequence to represent the inferred CDS: deleted 1 base in 1 codon) produces the protein MRTAVLLPLLALLAVAQAVSFADVIKEEWHTFKLEHRKNYQDETEERFRLKIFNENKHKIAKHNQRFAEGKVSFKLAVNKYADMLIHEFRQLMNGFNYTLQKELRAIDESFKGVTFISPAHVTLPKSVDWRIKGAVTAVKDQGHCGSCWAFSSTGALEGQHYRKSGVLVSLSEQNLVDCSTKYGNNGCNGGLMDNAFRYIKDNGGIDTEKSYPYEAIDDSCHFNKGTIGATDRGFVDVPQGDEEKLAQAVATIGPVSVAIDASHESFQFYSEGVYNEPQCDAQNLDHGVLAVGFGTDESGEDYWLVKNSWGTSWGDKGFIKMTRNKDNQCGIATSASYPLV, from the exons ATGCGCACAGCTGTTTTACTGCCGCTTTTGGCCCTGCTGGCGGTGGCACAGGCCGTTTCCTTCGCCGATGTGATCAAGGAGGAATGGCACACTTTCAAG TTGGAGCACCGCAAAAACTACCAAGATGAAACCGAGGAACGCTTCCGCCTTAAGATCTTCAATGAGAACAAGCACAAGATTGCTAAGCACAACCAGCGATTCGCCGAAGGGAAGGTGAGCTTCAAATTGGCGGTCAACAAATACGCCGATATGCTG ATCCACGAATTCCGCCAGCTGATGAACGGCTTCAACTACACCCTGCAAAAGGAGCTGCG CGCTATCGATGAGAGCTTCAAGGGCGTTACCTTCATTTCGCCAGCTCACGTGACCCTACCCAAATCTGTGGACTGGCGTATCAAGGGCGCCGTTACCGCCGTCAAGGATCAGGGACACTGCGGCAGCTGCTGGGCCTTCTCCAGCACGGGTGCCCTAGAGGGTCAGCATTACCGCAAATCCGGAGTGCTGGTCTCGCTGTCCGAGCAGAATCTGGTCGATTGCTCCACCAAGTACGGCAACAACGGATGCAACGGCGGTCTCATGGATAACGCCTTTCGCTACATCAAGGACAATGGTGGTATCGACACCGAGAAATCCTATCCCTACGAGGCAATCGATGATTCCTGCCACTTCAACAAGGGCACAATCGGAGCCACCGACCGTGGATTCGTCGATGTACCCCAGGGTGATGAGGAGAAGTTAGCCCAGGCTGTGGCGACCATTGGACCCGTTTCCGTGGCCATTGATGCCTCCCACGAATCCTTCCAGTTTTATTCCGAGGGCGTCTATAACGAGCCCCAGTGCGATGCCCAGAACTTGGACCATGGAGTCCTGGCTGTTGGCTTCGGCACCGATGAGTCTGGCGAGGACTACTGGCTGGTGAAGAACTCGTGGGGTACATCTTGGGGCGACAAGGGCTTCATTAAGATGACGCGCAACAAGGATAACCAGTGCGGCATCGCCACCTCCGCCAGCTATCCCCTGGTCTAA
- the LOC128256007 gene encoding uncharacterized protein LOC128256007: MTDVSANSLDVSVDVVWPTIIVLAMLVINGFVFAYIMRKRREYKNQEEQPVPHPSYAATSAVATAPTDQEDDSCAIEMERL, translated from the coding sequence ATGACCGATGTCAGTGCCAATAGTCTCGATGTATCGGTGGATGTGGTTTGGCCCACCATTATAGTCCTGGCCATGCTGGTGATAAACGGCTTTGTTTTCGCCTACATCATGCGAAAGCGGCGAGAGTACAAGAACCAGGAGGAACAACCTGTTCCACACCCATCATACGCGGCCACCAGTGCAGTGGCCACTGCACCCACGGATCAGGAGGACGATAGCTGTGCCATCGAGATGGAGCGACTGTAG